AATAAAAAAACCTCAGAATTTTAATCCCCTTACGAAACGGCGGGAGCCCTATCGGCTCAGACCGAAATGAATCATTCTTGTACCCTCTCCTTGAATCAATCGAATACACCGTAACATCAAACAACTCACCCAGTGACGACGCCACCCTCTGAACACGCCCGTCATAATCAATCTCCCCATACAAAGCCATTATAAGGGAGGAGTGAGAGTAGGGAGAGGCGCCGCCTCTCCCTACAACCCTCTGCGCAAGGGAGCTAGCCCCCTTGACCCCTTCATTGCAATGCTTTGTTGGTTTAGTATAATGTTTTGTCATATGTTGTTGTGGGATTTGCCGTAGTACTTTATCTTCCCCTACGACTTTATTGCCTCAAGAGCCTCTAAATGAGATTCATCCCTCCACCACAGGCCACATCTCATTGATATGCACTATTTCTGGAGCTGTAGGTGTTTCATCCATATTAATATTTTATCCATTTTTTAGGAAAAAGGTAAAGCGTGAAATTCTGATAAGGATTATGTTTGCCATACTGTGCCCCCTCTTTTTTCCCACAAGTATGACAACTCTATTTATTTTTTAGAAGATGGGGTTTACTTGACGCTTACATAGCAATCCTGATAGGCTGCCCGTTAAATTCCTCATACCTGATGTCCACAGGTACTAAAGCCTTTTCCTGTGTTTCTGTTGTTTGGTTACCTGACATTTTACCTCCAGATTCTTGTATCATATATAATGCTATAATGTAATCTATTATGCTATTAATTACTCTAAATGTCAATAAATTAATAAAGTACCATAGACACAATTGGATATTGACATGTTGTGGTAGACGGTTTATAATGTTTATATGGCTATTAATTTATTAAATATTAAAGAAGCGTCAGAATACCTGAGAATAAGCAGAGCAACACTGTATAATCTGATGAAAAAAGATGTATTAAAAACTGTCAAAATTGGTAAGCGAACTCTTTTTGATAAAAAAGACATAGATACATTCATAGAGCAAAGTAAAAGAAACTGAGATTTCAGGAGTAATTGATATGGCACGTCGAGCAAAAACACATACACCAGGAGAGGCCTTAAGGTATTTGGCCAATGCACGGGAATTATTAAGCCAATCGCCGATAGAGGATAACTTTTATACAGACATCAAGCCTGTAAGAGAAGCGTTCAGCACGGCCTATTTAGCGCTACTGGAGGCCATAGACGAGGCTTTAATTAAGAGGGGGCTGCTTAAAAAGAAGCTTCCTAAGTCAGTAGAGGCTTACAGGGAAGTTTTAAGAAAGGAGTTATCCGTAAACAACGGTAAGCTGATGAGGGAATTTGATTATCTTTATGACGGCCTTCATATTGCCGGTTATTACAGAGGATTGATAAACGAGGCTAACGCCGTTAAAGAATATTTTAAAGCCACAGAGCGGTTTATAAAGAAATTGATACCTGGATAATTTATTTGCTGAGGTTATTATGAGTGATAACGATATTAAATTATGGAGTTCGGATGTTGACGATATAGATTATATAATAGTTTCACCTAGGCTATGATGAATCCGGCATTTGTGACAATAAGGGTTGTGCTCCAGCTCTTGAGTCTTTTAATATTCCACAAGAATTAATAGATAGATTTGAAGGTTGGATAATAAATACTGGGATATAGATATGATGGTTTCCTTCAATGAGTTCGATTGGGAACCTTATAATAAGTTCGGAATTCAATTAGCAAGGGATTTTAAAAAAATCGTTGGTGACAAAATCACTGTGGTATATTCTTTATTATCAAGGTCTTACTAACTGCCGGTGGGGGGAGTCGAACCCCCACGAGATTGCTCCCAACGGATTTTGAGTCCGTCGCGTCTGCCAATTCCACCACACCGGCTTTTGTTTTACCTGACACCTAAGGTATCATATAAAATTATTATGTGTCAATTCCCCTGAAAAAATTGCCTTAGCAAAGTAAAAATGTCCTAATTGAGCAAAATAAAAGTGTCCGCTTA
The nucleotide sequence above comes from Nitrospirae bacterium YQR-1. Encoded proteins:
- a CDS encoding helix-turn-helix domain-containing protein → MAINLLNIKEASEYLRISRATLYNLMKKDVLKTVKIGKRTLFDKKDIDTFIEQSKRN
- a CDS encoding DUF5618 family protein gives rise to the protein MARRAKTHTPGEALRYLANARELLSQSPIEDNFYTDIKPVREAFSTAYLALLEAIDEALIKRGLLKKKLPKSVEAYREVLRKELSVNNGKLMREFDYLYDGLHIAGYYRGLINEANAVKEYFKATERFIKKLIPG